The genomic window TGAAACCCATGGCATCGTAGCGGTGATCATCGGTCAAGATGAAGACAACGTTGCGAGGCTTGACGCCGTCCCGCTTTGCCGTCACCGGCAATTCATCCGCGGACAAAGTATTGCCCACAGGAAAGGCAGCAAGACTGATCAACAGGGCAAACAGGATCAAAACGCGCAGCATCGATGAAGCTCAAGGTAGCGAGGAGGTTTTTAAAAACGACTGTCCGGTACCGGGGTCGGAGAGGGTCTATTGTAACCGCATTTCCAGTGAAAACGGCATCGTTCGGCAACGCATGCTCAAGCAACACGGCTGCTTTCGATTCTCAACGTTGGCATTCGAACCCCCGTTTTCCGCTTGCTGTCCGAACAAGATCCGCAACAATAAGGCACAACAAGGGGCGACCAGGCGACTACGGCTACCAAACGACTGCCGGACTGTTTTCGGGCGGCGGAGGAAAATGGATGAAGCCTAATCAAGTGGATGCCCATGGCAGACCGGTCACGGGTTACACGGGGTGGATATTCCAATCGAACGATGGCAAGGAAAAGTATCCAGAACGGGGCGTTGGCTTGACCGGCGATATCAGTGAGAAATTTGCGGACGCGAGTATCGAGCTGATCGAGCAACTGCGTGAAAAACCATTCTTCATACACGTGAACTTCACCGCGCCGCACGACCCGTTGTTGATTCCTCCCGGCTTTAAGAATGCCTACGATCCCGCTACGATTCCACTGCCAATGAATTATCGGCCCAGCCATCCATTCGATCACGGCAACCAGAACTCGCGAGACGAATCGCTATTGCCGCTACCACGCACCGAGAAAGACGTCCGCGAAGACTTGGCGGTTTACTACGCCGTGATCTCGCACCTCGACCAACAAGTTGGTCGCATACTCATGGCTCTCGATGACAGCGGTGAGCGTGACAACACGATCGTCATTTTCACGAGCGATCATGGATTGGCGATGGGCAGCCACGGGTTACGTGGCAAGCAGAACATGTACGAACACACGATCAACGTGCCAATGCTGATCAGCGGCCCCGGCGTTCCAAAGAACCAACGCTTCGAGGCACAGATGTATCTGCGTGACATGTATGCCACGGTCTGCGACTTGGTGGGAATTCCCGTACCGGATGTGCCCAATACTGCCGGCACGCGAGCATCGATTGATGGTCGAAGTGTCGTGCCCGTACTGCGTGGCGATCAGGATCAGGTTCACAAATATGTCTTCGGCTACTTTCGCGATTTCCAACGAATGATTCGCGGCGAGCGTTGGAAATTGATTCACTATCCACAGATCGACAGATATCAATTGTTCGACTTGGTCAAGGAGCAGGAACCACCGAGACACTCACCCCAAGCAGGTTTGCTGGCGACCTGCAGGTACGGCCGCGGTTCCCGAGCACTGCCTGGACAGAAAAATGGATGACAGGAAGATGAGCGAGCCGAGGCCACGACCGCTTCATTCGGCTCTTGATTTAGCAGGAAGGAATATATGAAGCTAACAAGAGCTGCGTATCACCTCCCCCGAAACGCGACACCACTACTTGCACCGAAGCGTGCACATCCCGTACAGCTGTCGGCCATCTTCCTGTCACGCTTCCGCCGCCGGGACGAACCGCTGGGCGAATTGCTTTAAAGCCGAGGTCGACGACTTTGATTCAGTGAGAAACTTACACGTAAGCGTCTGCCATGTCTTGGACTTTTGACAGTCGGTGAAAATCGCCGACATATCCGTGTGGTCACGGCTCGCTTCCTCCACCAAGAATTTAACGGTTCCGGTATCACGCTTGCCCAGTGACACCAGCAAGATCAGGATGGCGACGGCGAAATGGGACCGATCCCAATCATAAAGCGGACCGGCTAGCATCCGCCAGCAAAGGAACTGCAATGCCGCCGTGGCAGTGCGATCGCCAAGTTTAATCGCACTGTCGACCAGCATCACGATCGTTGAATCTTGGCCGGTGAAGTAACCCTCGTTGGCGGGTTCGGCGTCGGCGCGCAGCAACACCGCGCAGGCAAACAGTCGAATCCAATGCCCACGTTGTCCGCTCGCCCCTGGTGCCCAAGTCGAGTCTTCCGGCTCGGACCAACGGATCAATTCCAACACTTCCCGTGGTTCCCACCGCATCGGGGCTGGGATCTTGCCTCGCTTGATCGCCCGCAACTGCTCCAAGTGCTCCTCGGCGTCCTGCCCGTAATCGGCTTCTGCGATCTCCTGCAGCATGGAAGCGTCGACGTGCTGAAACACCAGACGCAACAGTTCGTCACAATTGGGCTTGAAGTCGTCCAGAGGGTGATTCGACACGTGGCAAACACTTTCAAATTCTATCCATCGGTCTCTGCACGAAGCCTGCGAACGCGAATCGATCGGAAGGAAACGTGGCGAGCTTTCTGCGGGTTCATTTTGACGCCGTGTACCTGCAGTGCAATCACCCCCGCTGGGTACATTGCGTAGGCCTCGCCATCCGTAACATCCGCAACTTGTTCGCCATTGATCCAGGTTTGGATTCGCGGACCAACTGCCAACACACGCAGCTTGTTCCATTGCCCGTTCACCATCAGCTCATTGCGAACCAGGGCTTCCTTCGTTGTGATCCAGGCCCCGTTGCCTTGATTAAAGAGGTGGCCACTTCGTCGCCGGAGCGGTGTATGGCAAATACTTCGGATGCGGAACGTAGTTGCCTTCACCTTTCTCCCAGCGGAAGGTCTCGCCCTCAACGACAAGATCACGGCGCGGATTGAGCTTGGGTTCTGGATCGGCGAATTCCGTCGGCGCTGACTGCCGCAACTTGGCGATCACGTCCGCATACTGCGGATCGAGCCAGCGAAACGCCTTCCAGCTGCTGATAGGTAATTGCTTCGCGTTTCTGATTCTCGTCCATACACACGCCTGATGGGAATCAACTATCCGTTGACCGTATACCGAACGCGAACGGAAATCGTTAACAAGAAACCGCAAAAAACGTCGCTACTGCTTTGGCCCAAAACCGATTGAACGCGGCGACAAATCCTGGGACCGCAGATCAACTATCATATCACGCATTGGACGACTGGATTTACCTCTTGAATAGGTGGGCCATGAAGATGTCTCATCAAGATAGCACCCGGGGATGCGAATCGACCGGGCTACAATTTCGATGTCCCAGCTGCAAACTGGCCAACCCCATCGCTGAGAGTAGCGATCTTGGGAAGGTTGCGTGCAGTGGGTGCGGAGAAGTGGTCAACCTAATCGGTCATGACGAAACGCGAAGCCTTGATGGCTCGGTTGGCAGAAGTATTGGTCACTTTGAGATGACCGAGCGGCTGGGAATGGGAGCATTTGGGGCCGTCTACAAGAGTCGAGATCATATGCTCGACCGCTGGGTAGCGATCAAGCTGCCCCGTCGAGGCCAGCTCTCGTCCTCCGAATCGGAAAAGTTTCTACGTGAGGCTCGCACCGCTGCCCAACTGAGTCATCCGAACATTGTCAGCGTTTTCGAAGTGGGGCGAGACGGTGAACAAGTCTACATCGTGTCGGACTACATTGAGGGCGTCACGTTAGCCGATTGGCTGACCGCCAAACCTTTTCAACAACGCGACGCGGCCAAGCTATGCGTCAAGCTCTGCAGAGCCCTTGATTATGCTCACCGCTGCGGTGTGGTGCATCGGGACCTAAAGCCCGCCAACATCATGATGAACGCAGAGGGTGAGCCGCATATTATGGATTTTGGATTGGCAAAGCGGGACAGCGGCGAATTAACCATGACGCTCGAGGGGCAAGTCCTTGGATCGCCAGCGTATATGCCGCCCGAGCAAGCATCCGGAAACTCTCACACAGTCGACAATCGCGGTGACATTTATGCCCTCGGTGTGATCCTGTTCCAGTTGCTCACGTTAGAATTACCCTTTCGTGGCAACTCCGCCATGCTGCTGCATCAAGCCCTCCACGATGAACCACCCAGTCCTCGAAAGTTTAACGCGACCCTATCGCGAGACCTGGAAACGATCTGCCTAAAGTGTCTCGAAAAAAATCCGTCGCGACGCTTTGCGACGGCCAACGACTTGGCGGACGAATTGCAGCGTTTTCTCGACGGCCGGCCAATCCAAAGTCGACGGATCACCCAGGTAGAGCGAGCCTATCGTTGGGGCACTCGAAACCGTGTCCTCGCCGGCATGTTGCTCGCCTTTGTGGCTTCACTGCTGTTCGGAAGCATTGGTTCGGCAACCTTTGGATGGCTGGCGCTGCGAGAGTCCTGGCGTGCCGATGAGAGGGCGGCTTATGCCACCAAACAGGAACAGATAGCTGCCGAACACGCGAAGGAAGCTTCCTTGCGGTCGGACCAAGCTCAACGAGTGGCGTTTTACTCACAAGCGGAATCCTCGTTGGCTCGGGGGCGATACGCCCAGGCCTTCGAGTTGAATCAGCGACTCGCCAGACAAAACCCTCGCTGGGATTACGGTTACCAAACCAGTCGATTGATTGATGCACTCGACACAAAACGAAAGCTGATTGCCAATTTCCCCTGCCCACAAAAACCGATTTGGGCGACTCTAAATGACGGCATCCTGTTGTACCAGGAACCAAGCCCATCGCTGCGCGTGTCTGCCTACGACGTTTGGACGGACCAAATCCTTGCCTCAGTGGACGCCGCCGTGCAATGGTCGCAGGTGACTCCCGTTTCCGGCGATCAATGGATTGGAATTGCCGAAGACCAAGTGCTGACCGGTGACTTGGAAACGCTTCAAATCCAGGACTCCCTGCCTTTAAAACACTCCTCGCTTGCTCCGCCGGCAGATTCCGTCTCGCTCGAAAAAGAAATTTCGATCGTCGGTGCGCTCCACGCCAATCGCGCTGCCGTACTCTATCCCGACGGGCTGGTGGAATTATACGATACGAAACCGCTGCAGAAACGAAGTGAATTCCAACTCAAGAATCTCAAACCGTCACAACATTCCTCCTGGTTCCAACTCTCGAACGATGGCAAGCGATTGGTCTACAAGGTTGGACAACAGGGAACCTATTTGTACGACGTTGAGCAAAACAAAGGCGTGATTTCAAAACACGACACAACGCACACTATTCAATTCGGAACCGACCCGGACAATCTGTTTGGCATGATGTACAAGTCGAACCTGACGGACTTCATGTATTTCCAGAGGCGGCGTTGGCAGGATTCTCGCAGCGGTCCACCGTCACTTACATCGATCGGTAAGAACAAATTTGTCCGCGGCATCGGCGTCACCGGCGAACTGCTCGACATGCATGCTGGGGGTGCATCGAGCATGGAGGAAAGTATCGTAACGCTTCGATACGAGGACAACTTGAGTACGTTTAGGGTGTCGGCACCGGATGCCGGCGAGACGCTTGCCTTTGCAGACATGTGCCCCCAGGCTGGAGCCTCCGCAACGGTGGTCGCACACGACTTAGCCGATGGCCTCGTCGTATTCCACACCGGTGGTTCGCTTCAGGCTTACCTGGTTCGGCTGCTCGCCAAACCCGCTGATGCCAATCCCGTACCACCTGTCTTGCAGGCGTCACCGAGGGGTTTTTGCGGTACGGAAAACCGATTGTTTATTGCCAACACCAGGTCCGAACCCGTTTGGTTCGATCTCGCAACGGAAACGACTAGCCCTTGTCCGCTGGAACGACCGCCAACATCACCTGGGCGAATGATGTCGGTGTATGACGCCAAGCTTAGTAGCGATACGGAAACGCTGTTAGTTTTGTGGAATGAAAACGACTATTTTGGATACGGGGCTGCAAATTTTTTCGGCTTGCAACTCGCTGCATACGATCTTTCCGGCGGACTAAACGAACAAGGTCAGATTCCGATAAAAACGCTCATCACATGTCCAACGGTCGGTGATAGCGCGGGACAGGGGTGGAGGGGGACGGGCATCTCATCGGACGGAACGACTGGTATCTACATCTACGGCGAAGCTGGCCCCGAGTCAATCCAAGTCGAGATCTACGACCTTTCTACGGGAAAGCGAACTGCGGCCCTGGAACCGCAACAGTTTGTCCGCGTCGACGACAGCGGCGACTGGCTGCTGACGTATTCAATGGACAAGGTCGCACCGGTGAGGCTTTACGCCATCCATCAGGAAGCTCCAGTGCTTGAAGTGATGGTCGACGCGCCGGTCAGCAGAGCGGCCCTCGATCTGGCGAGGAATCAAATCCATGTGGGCCTGGAATCAGAGCGGCTATGTAGTTTTGATGTTGACAGCGGAAAGCTCGTTTCCTCGCTGGCAACCCCACTGGCCGTTGTCAAAACGATCGATGGTTCGCCGTTATTCTTCGGCGTTCAGCAAACTCAATCTAATTATGGCTCATTGGTTCTTTCTAGCTTTGAACATGGCCGCGTGATCGAGGTCTTGGACCGAACTTTTTGGTTTAGTTCGAACGTGACACTCAGCGAAAATTCGCGTGTGGCTTCTTACGCGGAACGGAACAGCGAAGTGCGGATTTTCCGATCGTTGTCCCCAGAACAAGCGATCGCTTCCCTGGAGCGAGTCAAACGCATTCCCGCCGCATGGGAGCTTGCCAATCGCAGCTCAGCCCCAACGGCCTTTGACGACACTCGTTTCTGGCACAAGCTTCAGCGTGCCATTCGCAATCAAGATCAAAACGAAACAGCACGTCTGTCGAACAGAATCCGTTTGTTCAAGAACAACCGCGACGTTAATCGTAGACTCCGGGATATCTATGCAGGATACGGTCAGTGGAAAAAGGCCCTCGAGGCGAGCAGGCAGGCCGGATTTGGCAATCATGATCCAAGACACCTGATGCTCCTGGGACTTGCCGGGGCCCCCGGCGCTTACGAACAAGCTAGGAGTGAGTTTCTCGATCAACTGTCGTTCCCGCTTGCGGGGCATCAAAATCATGTTGCCGCCATCGCGGTGGGCTTGACACAGATTCCCACCAAGCATCACGCGACTATCGAAGCCATGACGGAAAATGCCATGGCTGCAGAGCACAATTGGGAGTCTGCGATGGCTCTTAAACTTCGGTATCCGATGGGCGACTACCTGACAAAACGCGACGAATTGAAGAAAGCCAAAGGCATGCCTGAGGAAGCCATTGTTGTTGCGATGGCGAGATACCTAGCGAGCCCAACGGAAGCGACACGAAAACGGCTTGTTGAGTCCTACGACAAGCTGCTAGAGAAAGTAGAAGCTGTCGGGGAGCGGGACGTCCCCATGAAATATTGGCACGAGTTGGTGGAGGACCAGAGCCAGCTCAACTACGCTCGGGAACTCCTTTCAAAATAAGCCTGCTAGACTGCACCTCCCATGCCATCCCTGTCCCCGCACAGCAAGCCAAGGGCCCGTGGATAGGGGCAAGATGATTGTTGCAGGAAGATGCGCTAGCGGGGACTCAATGCTGAACCGGAAAACCCAGCTGGCCTTATTCCAGGTGCCAATCGTGGGCGTCGGCCATGATGCTGGCGTTGATCTGCAGCAGCTGTTGCTTCATTCTCGCCAGAGTCTCGGGGAAGTCATCCGCAACGTTGGTCGTCTGCGCCCGGTCCTGTTCCAGATCGAACAGTTGGTAGTCTTTGTAACCGCCCGTTTTAATCATCGGGATCCAGGATTCCTTGAACATGTTGTGGTTCGACAATTCGTAGTCTCGGTGAGCGACCAATGACCACTTGCCGTCTCGCATGGCAACAATCGGTTGGCTCCGCTGCAAATGCCAGAACAACGGTTGGTGCCGTGTAAACGCATCCGCTTGTCCACGCAGGATCGGCGTCAGATTGGAGCCGTCGAGATGACGTGTGGCGGGAGGCGTGACGCCGACGAGCGAACAGATGGTCGGCAAGATATCGACAATCCCCGCCGGTTCAGCGGACACCTGCCCGGACTGCACTTGACCGGGCCACACGAAGATACCCGGCACGCGAATCCCCCCTTCCCAGTTTGCCCCCTTGCGACCTCGCAGACCACCAGTCCGATCATCGCGATAGCTTCCGTTGTCCGATGCGTAAACGATGATCGTATCTTCCGCCGCATCAACTTCGCGCAGCTTTTTGAGGATCCGTCCAATCGCGCGATCGGTGTTGTCAATCGTGGCGCTGTAGACCGCCGCCTTGTCTTTGCGGTCCCCGTAGGTATCCACGAGTGCTTCGGGAGCGGCGATCGGCGCGTGAGGTTCGTGAAACCAGACGTTCAGAAAAAACGGACGCTCCGTTCGACCTTCCTGGTCCAGCCAGCCGATGGCTTCGTCGGCGACCAGTTGACATGAATAGCCTTCCAAGGGGCCGACGGGCTCTCCATTGCGGATGAAGTTGTCCGGGTTTCGATGGCTGGGCGACGCGTTATTCCAAGTCGCAAACCAGTGATCGAAGCCGTGGTCGGCGGGAGTGGGTTTTTGCCGCTGGGGCGTTGGCAGTCCTAAGTGCCACTTGCCCACGTGTGCGGTTGCATACCCTGCCCCTTTCAGCAATTCCGCAAGCGTATTTTCGCGGAGCAGCAAATGCGAGTTCTGGCTTTCATCGTGAATCCAGCTATAGACGCCGGCGCGAATGTGATGGCGACCTGTCAGCAGAGTGGCCCGAGACGGACTGCAAACGGCGCAGCCGGAGTAGAAATCCGTGAACCGAGTGCCCGCGGCGGCCAGTCCATCGATATTCGGCGTGCGTACAGGTCCGCCATAACATCCAACATCTTTGAATCCGAGATCATCCGCCAGCAAGATCACCACGTTGGGCTGATCGGCCGCGTGCAGGCTCAGCCCACCCAAGTTCACAACCACCATCGCCAGAAACAGCAAACACATTCTCATATCGTTTATCTCTCCAGGATTCTCTCGAACAGTCACTCTTCGTCGCCAACGTGCATAGGATACAACATTCCGGGCGTTCGGTAGTCTCCAGCTCCCTGCCGCCGCCCAACGTTGGCTTGCCTGCTTCTATGACCAGTTGCGCCGCGACTACGACCAGCCGGGGCACGGCCTTGAGAATTGACTTTCATGGAACTGTAACTTTGGCCACTGCTTTTCCAGCGTCGCAGAAAGCCGAAGCCATCCACCAGTTTGTGACTATCCAAAGCCTAATTCCGCGTGGAACCGTTCGGTTCGATTGTGCCGCTTGTATTGATTGGGTCGTCATTCGAACCGTCGATTTCGAACAAGCCACACGAAATCGAAAAAAATCAGTTGACACTATCAAAACAGCTGTTTTGCTTTTGCGGCTGAGTCGAAATCAGTACTGAAGCGAACCAACAGTCTTCCAGACGAATCCGAATCGGTGACACGCGTCCGCAATCGAAGCCGCCAATTTGAGTGTCTCAACGGAAGATGGCATTTCGCGGAAACGGATTTACGCAGACCGATTGCTTTCTCATGTGTTGATACCATGACGCGAATTGTTCGAGCGTTAGGCTCACTTGCCACCTTCATCTGCATTGTCTTTACCGCCTGCAATTGCAGCGATGGCAATGATCTTTGGGGATCACACGTCGAAGTGGAGGGCGCAGCGGGAGACGATAGCGAACGCGGCCAAATGAATTTCTTTGTGCCGATCTTTCAACACCAGAACAGTCTCGCCTTTGCCGACTTCCGCGCATCGTTCGACGATAACGCAGAGAGCGAAGGCAACTGGGGGCTCGCCTATCGGACGGTCGTGGACAACTCATTGATCTTCGGGATCAACGGCTACTTTGATTATCGCAACACCCGTTTCGACAACAAGTTTTCACAAGGCGGCTTTGGGCTCGAAACGCTTACCAAGAATCGCGGTGCTCGGTTCAACGCCTACTTTCCCGAGGACGGCCTACAAGCGGCCGGTGCGGGTAGCGGCACGCCGGTGGCGGTGTTGGTGAACGACAATATTTTCATCGCGGGCGCCGGCTCAAACGAGGCGGCGTTTCGCGGCTTCGATGCCGATGTCGAGCAGCTTCTGTGGTACCGCGATCGAAGTGGCAACTCGCGGTCGGGCTGGTCCGTATCAGGAAATTCGGCCCCGGCGTCGGAGCTTTGGGCATCCGCCGGTATGTATCACTTTGCGGCGACGGAATCCGGTTTTGACGACATCACCGGCCCGCGACTCCGCACCGAACTGCGTCTTTTTGATGTGCCCTATTTAGGCAATGATTCACGGGTTGTCGTCGCCGGACAGTACCAATACGACGACGTTCGCGGCTCTCAGGGCAGTGGGATGCTGGCCGTCCGGATCCCCCTCGGAAATAAACAGCGGCGGAAACGCAGCCGACTGAACTGGCTGGCCCGACGCATGGTCGACACGATTCGTCGCGATCCGCAAATCGTGACCGACACCAGCGGTTCGGACGGTATGGAACGTGCGATCAACGCGGAGTCGGGCCAGCCGATCGAAGGAGCCGTGGTTATCGACGCGAACACCGTGAACCCTGGCGATGTCATCGAAAACGCTGGCGAAGGTGCCGTCATCATCGTCGACGGTTCCGCAGGAACGGTCACCGTGCCGAAATGGGACGGGATGTCTGTTTTAGGAACCGAGGTGAGTAGCGGGCAAACGATCGTCGGTGGAGGCAGCGTGTTGCCACTCCGGGGTGCCTCATCTGGGGTCCTGGTTGCCTACAACACACCCGGGTCGCGTCCCCTGATCAATGGCACGTTCAGCGGGAACGGGATTCGCGACTTTCAGATCCGGGGCGTCGACTTGTCGGTCACCGATGACTCGTTCGGGCCGATCTTCTTACCGAACTCGGAGTTGCTGCTTGATGATGTCAACCTGACATATACCGCGACTTCCATCTCCAGCAATGGAGCCGTTGCGGTCTTTGGTTCGTCATTCGGTGGCTCAACGCCGCAACCGACCGAACTCATCATTCGCAATTCACGCGTCGAAGCGATTGGCATCCAAGCGAATGCCATCGACTTTAGCGGAGGAACAATCGACATCAGCGACTCACAACTGATCTCAAGTGGAGGAGGATTATTCCCGGGAGCCGCTTTGTTCCTTCGCTCCGAGTACGACGCGACGGTACGCAATACAACATTGACCGCAGATTCCGGCGCCCTTCGCTTTTCAACCAGTGGCGGGCTCACGACGGAACCTTCACGCCTACGATTTTTCGGCGGATCGATCGACGGCGGGGCGGGAACAGGAGTCAACGGCCTGACCATCGGCAATGCCAGTTCGCGAGCCTTGGTTCTCTTCGACGGAACCACGATCACCAGCGGCCAGCAGTCGATCTGGCTGTACGACTCCGACGGCGGCGGCACGGTGTTCCAAGGCACGATGGACGTGACGGTCCGCAATTCAAATCTCACCGCCGGAGCCGGGTTTGCGGAGATCGATGTGTTCAGCGATTCGTTCCTTCCCGGTGTGTTTAACCTCGACATCGCCAACAACACACTCGATGGCGGAAACGGTTCGATCCACCTGGAAGATGAAACAGCCGGCAACATTCGGGTATTCCAGAGTGCCCCGGGCAGCGGAGCCGACGGCCTCGATGCGCTCAACGGGATTCCAACCGGCAACGTCACCACTTCCGGCGGCATCTTGTTTGATCAGCCAGCTCCGACGCTACCGTAAGTGTCATCAGCATCGGCATCGGCGTCGGCAAATCCATTGGCAGGTCGTTCGCGAGCGTGAGGCTAAATCGGCCAGAGGCGTTTTTAGCGTCTCCCCCTGTCGCCGGATCAAATTCTGCGTTGAATCAGCGCTCGTCCTGGGAAGCAAGTAACCGTTCAGTCCCTGCGGTTCCGCTTTGGGGCCGCAGTAACTGTCCCCGCGTCCGTGACGGTCCCCGCGCGTCCGTTCAACGGGAAATCGCAGGACGGCGCGCGGCTTGGGGCTCACGACCAGGGGTGGCGTGTTGAAAACCGCTGGGCAATGCTGTGGATCGAACCAACACAATCGACCGTAACGCAAGCTCGCGCACGCATCACGCCTGCCCATTCCGACTTTTCAGACAAGCCCTCGCACCAAAGCTGCCGTTACCAACAAGCACACGATCGCACCGGAGATGCTGATCACTCGCAAGCCTTTTGCGTTTTTAGCTCCTACCATTCTAAGTAGCGCTTGCCCCGCAACGGAGTCTTCGACTTCTCGGCCAACAAAAGCCAATCTTAAACATATTCCGGCCATCCCCGTCGGAAAACCGGTTAAGACACCGGCATACAGTGCAACCAAAAGTTCACCCCACACGTTTTCATTTCCGTTTCGCGGAAACCGCTGGACAAAGCAGTTGACCGTCACTGGCGCTGCGGACAACAGAAACATCGCCCCACCGGCAATCAATGAGTTTCGCCAAACCAAACGAACCCCTTCGACCGACGCACCCACAGTTTTGTTTAGTTTGGCCTCTAAACTGGAAGCGATCTCGAGCTCTGATCGTGCGATCCAGTGTTCAGCAGTTCCCAGGCGTTTGTTGCAAGCGCGGAACACGTAGAGTGGGAAGCTGAAAATGACGACCACAGGATTCATCCACGGAGCGTCCTCATCGAAGACGTAGTCGCGTTCGAAGGGAACCGAAACTTCTTCTCGGTTCACGGTGCCAGAGAAAGCTCCTCTGATTTCGACACGTGTGGAATGACTCGAAAAACAGGAAACGCATACAACGCCATCACACTGGTGAACCCATCCCGACTCATCGACCGCGGTTGCAAGCAGCTGCGCGATGCGTTCAGCAGAATCCAAGCGATCAGGAGTCTCTCCTGTTCCTGTGATGGAAATTTCGCGATTCATTATTGCACAGCTAGATAACGAATTGCGATCTATCGAGTGTTGCCTGGATGCAATGGTGGATAGATCGTGCGTTGCACTTTGTCGTTCGTTGCAACGCGGTTTGGCTTGGAGGTCGGTGTGCCCCTGCTTTCACATAGTAGGATTTTAGGCGATGGCTGGGGCCGTCACAAATCCGGAGATGAAGCGTTGTTGGCGTGGAGGGGCCGTGCGACCAAACCAGCAACCTTCCTAGTCGCCGGCGTTTGCGGCCCTGCTCTGTTTTGCCTCGGTTGAACAGCTCTCGCCGACTGTGACTGACGTTGAGCTGGGTGATGTCGACCAGCAAATGGTTCTAATCCTTCCCACTCCCCTCTTCGCGAAGACGCTTGCGTTCCATTAAGCGTCGGATCACCTCCGCTTTGTTGGGACCGCCGCCTGCGGTGCGTCCGAACCAGGGAGCAATGCGCAGCACTTCACCGGTGCGGTGATCGAGCAGATCGAATTCCATATTGAACGATCCCCCGCCTTTGCTCTTCGCATTTCGCGCCAATGCTTCTCGCAGTCGGATGTTGGGATTGTTGTAGTTTGCAAACGGTTTGTTTGGATCATCTCCATAGATCTGATTTCCTTCCCATGACAACAGAATGTCGCCGACTTCGATCCCAGCCAACTCAGCGGGGCTGTAGGGAGCTACTTGCGTGACCTGCATTCCGCTGGGGAAGTACGCGGGAATTCGGCTCTTGTCGGCGGGGCCGAGCGACACACCAATCTGAAAGGGATCGACGAACTCAGGGTCGGGGGTCGATTTTTCAGGTCGGCGGTGCCCGGACACGAACGTTCCCCAATGTTGATAGTAATGCGATTCAAATATTGGCAGAATTTTGCGAGCCGTGAGCGGAGGGATGCGGAAAAAAAGGCGATCCGAGATGTCAAGCAGTTCGTCTACGGCACCATCGCCAACGTTCGGCACCGCGATCCGTACGTAATGATTCGCTTCAGGCCGCGTCATTGCTTTCAGGTTTACGCCGGGCTTCAATGCTTCGTCACTGTCAAAGCAGAATTGCATTCGATGCCCCCGTACAACCACCGGTTCGTTGCCGAGCAACGTGTGGAGCGAACCATCAGGCCACTTCGGCCGCACAAAGCTCACGCGTTCGAGGCGAATCCCTGAGACTTTGCCGAATTGAAAGGTAGCTGGCAATGTAGCGGGGACTTTCTTGCTGGTCGTGCTCCGGTACAGAAATTCGATATCCACAACCTGCCCTTGATGATAGGTTCGCT from Roseimaritima ulvae includes these protein-coding regions:
- a CDS encoding sulfatase-like hydrolase/transferase encodes the protein MKLKVARRFLKTTVRYRGRRGSIVTAFPVKTASFGNACSSNTAAFDSQRWHSNPRFPLAVRTRSATIRHNKGRPGDYGYQTTAGLFSGGGGKWMKPNQVDAHGRPVTGYTGWIFQSNDGKEKYPERGVGLTGDISEKFADASIELIEQLREKPFFIHVNFTAPHDPLLIPPGFKNAYDPATIPLPMNYRPSHPFDHGNQNSRDESLLPLPRTEKDVREDLAVYYAVISHLDQQVGRILMALDDSGERDNTIVIFTSDHGLAMGSHGLRGKQNMYEHTINVPMLISGPGVPKNQRFEAQMYLRDMYATVCDLVGIPVPDVPNTAGTRASIDGRSVVPVLRGDQDQVHKYVFGYFRDFQRMIRGERWKLIHYPQIDRYQLFDLVKEQEPPRHSPQAGLLATCRYGRGSRALPGQKNG
- a CDS encoding 3-keto-disaccharide hydrolase; this encodes MKATTFRIRSICHTPLRRRSGHLFNQGNGAWITTKEALVRNELMVNGQWNKLRVLAVGPRIQTWINGEQVADVTDGEAYAMYPAGVIALQVHGVKMNPQKARHVSFRSIRVRRLRAETDG
- a CDS encoding serine/threonine protein kinase gives rise to the protein MDDWIYLLNRWAMKMSHQDSTRGCESTGLQFRCPSCKLANPIAESSDLGKVACSGCGEVVNLIGHDETRSLDGSVGRSIGHFEMTERLGMGAFGAVYKSRDHMLDRWVAIKLPRRGQLSSSESEKFLREARTAAQLSHPNIVSVFEVGRDGEQVYIVSDYIEGVTLADWLTAKPFQQRDAAKLCVKLCRALDYAHRCGVVHRDLKPANIMMNAEGEPHIMDFGLAKRDSGELTMTLEGQVLGSPAYMPPEQASGNSHTVDNRGDIYALGVILFQLLTLELPFRGNSAMLLHQALHDEPPSPRKFNATLSRDLETICLKCLEKNPSRRFATANDLADELQRFLDGRPIQSRRITQVERAYRWGTRNRVLAGMLLAFVASLLFGSIGSATFGWLALRESWRADERAAYATKQEQIAAEHAKEASLRSDQAQRVAFYSQAESSLARGRYAQAFELNQRLARQNPRWDYGYQTSRLIDALDTKRKLIANFPCPQKPIWATLNDGILLYQEPSPSLRVSAYDVWTDQILASVDAAVQWSQVTPVSGDQWIGIAEDQVLTGDLETLQIQDSLPLKHSSLAPPADSVSLEKEISIVGALHANRAAVLYPDGLVELYDTKPLQKRSEFQLKNLKPSQHSSWFQLSNDGKRLVYKVGQQGTYLYDVEQNKGVISKHDTTHTIQFGTDPDNLFGMMYKSNLTDFMYFQRRRWQDSRSGPPSLTSIGKNKFVRGIGVTGELLDMHAGGASSMEESIVTLRYEDNLSTFRVSAPDAGETLAFADMCPQAGASATVVAHDLADGLVVFHTGGSLQAYLVRLLAKPADANPVPPVLQASPRGFCGTENRLFIANTRSEPVWFDLATETTSPCPLERPPTSPGRMMSVYDAKLSSDTETLLVLWNENDYFGYGAANFFGLQLAAYDLSGGLNEQGQIPIKTLITCPTVGDSAGQGWRGTGISSDGTTGIYIYGEAGPESIQVEIYDLSTGKRTAALEPQQFVRVDDSGDWLLTYSMDKVAPVRLYAIHQEAPVLEVMVDAPVSRAALDLARNQIHVGLESERLCSFDVDSGKLVSSLATPLAVVKTIDGSPLFFGVQQTQSNYGSLVLSSFEHGRVIEVLDRTFWFSSNVTLSENSRVASYAERNSEVRIFRSLSPEQAIASLERVKRIPAAWELANRSSAPTAFDDTRFWHKLQRAIRNQDQNETARLSNRIRLFKNNRDVNRRLRDIYAGYGQWKKALEASRQAGFGNHDPRHLMLLGLAGAPGAYEQARSEFLDQLSFPLAGHQNHVAAIAVGLTQIPTKHHATIEAMTENAMAAEHNWESAMALKLRYPMGDYLTKRDELKKAKGMPEEAIVVAMARYLASPTEATRKRLVESYDKLLEKVEAVGERDVPMKYWHELVEDQSQLNYARELLSK